A portion of the Brachyhypopomus gauderio isolate BG-103 unplaced genomic scaffold, BGAUD_0.2 sc810, whole genome shotgun sequence genome contains these proteins:
- the LOC143508155 gene encoding G2/M phase-specific E3 ubiquitin-protein ligase-like: protein MSGGGDGRRRGRKPGLKWQVKLFLLEDPNQTTIPSSQDSEELEKSGLGSGNSDLGHEHKTVDLSWSLAELNTFICQSFESVSLNVTGFRLARATKAKKLLVVQANSVKDLKRQIGRSRLYILPNSNLSLSRQDGESLNESSEGRSSVSSAAVVSLNVHSEMVRSAVTSVESNIVDLTDEVDGNRGYIYVNAGTPEVFYRTNQPVEGETTTQNRTGQSLLSESTLEVTLEHYPVASSPQIHGSFPTTVGVSHSQFTAISEILQDSEPDEDTQMLSSPKRPYSPSNEVENLADIIGEFRKENISEHSTLIVVARRRRILHSAITALNKGYFDWHKCPRIEFVGEMADDFGGPTREFFRLLMKDVQSTLGIFEGQPGNLFFSYDQAALEKGKYYTGGKLIAWSLLHGGPSIKALHPSLYQLMCGQAPDLEGFDIASLPDNSVQDKLQQIEKCKTEEDWKDLQESLGDWIADCGVPGVYEAKVLNIPQIISQIVKHFIFHRTANMVEQFKQGINSCGKLWETVERYWKAFQCLFTHTEEQLTRAAFRCLFDIFWSDEGANNKEAEEDTIFAWECLLNSVQEKETPFTFEDLLVFVTGADAVPPLGFPQRLQIQFYDQEERGSRFPYASTCSMTLFLP, encoded by the exons Atgtcaggtggag GTGATGGACGTCGACGTGGGAGAAAGCCTGGGCTTAAATGGCAGGTGAAGCTTTTCTTGTTAGAGGATCCTAACCAAACCACTATACCCAGTTCACAGGATTCAGAGGAACTTGAGAAATCTGGTTTAG GAAGCGGGAACAGTGACTTAGGTCATGAGCATAAGACCGTTGATTTGTCATGGTCCTTGGCAGAACTCAATACATTCATCTGCCAAAGCTTTGAGAGCGTAAGCCTAAATGTGACCGGCTTTCGTCTTGCCAGAGCTACAAAAGCAAAGAAACTGCTAGTTGTCCAGGCCAACTCCGTCAAAGACTTGAAGCGACAAATTGGAAGAAGCAGACTTTATATACTGCCCAATTCAAACTTATCGCTATCTAGACAG GATGGAGAATCCTTGAATGAGAGTAGTGAAGGAAGATCAAGTGTTAGTTCTGCAGCCGTG GTCTCTCTCAATGTGCATTCTGAAATGGTTAGAAGTGCAGTGACATCAGTAGAGAGTAATATTGTTGACCTGACAGATGAGGTG GATGGAAATAGAGGCTACATATATGTAAATGCAGGCACTCCTGAG GTGTTCTACAGAACAAATCAGCCAGTTGAAGGAGAAACAACTACTCAGAACCG GACTGGCCAGTCTTTGCTTTCTGAGAGTACACTGGAAGTGACACTTGAGCATTATCCAGTGGCAAGCTCTCCT CAGATACACGGGAGCTTTCCAACAACTGTAGGAGTGTCCCACAGTCAGTTCACAGCAATCAG TGAGATATTACAAGACAGTGAACCTGATGAGGACACCCAAATGCTGTCGTCTCCAAAACGTCCATATAGTCCATCTAAC GAAGTGGAAAACCTTGCTGATATCATTGGAGAATTCAGGAAGGAAAACATCAGTGAGCATTCTACACTGATAGTTGTGGCAAGAAGGAGGCGAATTCTACACAGTGCCATCACAGCTCTGAACAAGGGCTATTTTGATTGGCACAAATGTCCACGGATTGAATTTGTGGGTGAGATGGCTGATGATTTTGGAGGGCCCACAAGAGAATTCTTCAG GCTTTTAATGAAGGACGTGCAGTCTACTTTGGGCATTTTCGAGGGACAGCCAGGcaacctttttttttcttatgatCAGGCAGCCCTAGAAAAAGGAAAGTATTATACTGGTGGGAAGTTGATTGCCTGGTCCCTGTTGCATGGGGGACCAAGCATTAAGGCATTACATCCCAGCCTTTATCAGTTAATGTGTGGTCAGGCTCCAGATCTTGAAGGATTTGATATTGCCAGCTTGCCAGACAACTCTGTGCAGGACAAGCTTCAACAG attgaaaaatgtaaaactgagGAGGACTGGAAAGATCTGCAGGAGAGTCTGGGTGATTGGATTGCAGACTGTGGAGTGCCAGGGGTATATGAAGCCAAGGTTCTTAATATTCCACAGATCATCTCACAAATTGTGAAACATTTTATCTTTCACAG AACTGCAAACATGGTGGAGCAGTTTAAACAAGGGATCAACTCTTGTGGTAAACTTTGGGAAACTGTGGAGAGATACTGGAAAGCATTTCAGTGCCTGTTTACACATACAGAGGAGCAACTGACAAGAGCAGCCTTCCGATGTCTTTTTGATATCTTTTGGAGTGATGAGGGGGCAAACAACAAGGAAGCGGAAGAGGACACTATATTTGCATGGGAGTGTCTTCTCAACAGTGTGCAAG